In Arachis hypogaea cultivar Tifrunner chromosome 2, arahy.Tifrunner.gnm2.J5K5, whole genome shotgun sequence, a genomic segment contains:
- the LOC112731607 gene encoding uncharacterized protein, whose translation MLLRSSSAPILTSLLPYSMESSTEPAELVVHLPRATSVFCLSQHLVETELHSNTPSPKKKCSVPPSPRSKVLRTQHSTKIKEIDEAKDPEQKMCMEAKSSVQGLFSSSGLDNKVVLNHEGCAGAGEGKQESLKLQTLVMDGGMGSNGSGRVGYGDGGGWEFFEGNNSNNGGDRTDAYYQQMIEANPNDSLLLGNYAKFLKEVRGDYPRAKEFFERAILATPSDGHILSLYADLIWQTEKNSDRAEAYFHQAINTSPEDCYVMASYAKFLWEAEDDDDDGDGRNELDNHTHSPDLFQGTKHHTHLTAAS comes from the exons ATGTTACTTAGAAGTTCTTCAGCACCAATTCTAACTTCCTTGCTACCATACTCTATGGAGTCTTCCACCGAGCCGGCCGAACTGGTTGTCCATCTCCCTAGGGCAACATCGGTTTTTTGTCTAAGCCAACACTTGGTGGAGACAGAACTCCATAGTAACACACCAAGTCCTAAGAAAAAATGTTCTGTCCCACCATCGCCACGTAGTAAAGTTCTAAGAACTCAACATAGtacaaagatcaaagaaatagaCGAAGCAAAAGATCCGGAACAAAAGATGTGCATGGAAGCTAAATCTTCGGTTCAAGGATTGTTTTCAAGCTCCGGATTAGATAATAAGGTAGTCCTTAATCATGAAGGGTGCGCCGGGGCCGGCGAGGGGAAGCAAGAGAGTCTTAAATTGCAAACTTTAGTGATGGATGGTGGTATGGGAAGTAATGGTAGTGGAAGAGTAGGCTATGGTGATGGAGGAGGATGGGAATTCTTTGAaggaaataatagtaataatggtGGGGATAGAACTGATGCTTATTATCAACAAATGATTGAAGCTAACCCCAATGATTCTCTTCTGTTGGGAAATTATGCTAAGTTTTTGAAAGAG GTTCGTGGAGATTACCCTAGAGCAAAGGAGTTTTTTGAAAGAGCAATTTTGGCTACTCCTAGTGATGGTCATATTTTATCACTCTATGCAGATTTAATTTGGCAAACAGAGAAGAATTCTGATCGTGCTGAAGCATATTTTCATCAAGCTATTAATACTTCTCCAGAAGATtg TTATGTCATGGCTTCATATGCGAAGTTCCTCTGGGAGGCTGAAGACGATGACGATGACGGCGACGGCCGGAATGAGTTGGACAACCATACACATTCACCGGATCTCTTTCAAGGAACTAAACATCACACTCATTTAACTGCAGCCTCATAA